The nucleotide window ATATATCGCTAGTGTTCCGTTTGCACATGCACACAACAATAGCAACGGGAAAGCGCGTGAATATTCATCTCATTTGCGTTCCATATCATATCATAAGGCAATGTTGGTCTTGAGCATCTATACATGACCGTCGTAGACTTAAACTCTGCACAACCTTCCGTTCTGAGTCTGTATACCCTGCTCACCATCCTGAACGACCCATCTCTCGCTTCCTACAGCAGTTGTTGCGTAGAATAGATCATTTGGGTCCCACTTACGCTTGATCTCGCTCAACTTCGGGTAATACCCTCCGTAAAAAGACTCTTGCCATTCAGCTTCCATGACACTAGCCTCGTTCAAATAGCTACCACCTCCCTCAGAAACGGGTGCTATATCGCGCCATGGCTGCAAGATGTTCTCCTGGAAATCCTTATCGGCCTTAGCAAGGGCCTCTGGTGTAGAATGATCCGCCGACCTATTAGATGAGGTTACAAAGAACATGGCACATTCACGCCAAGCTGGATTGACGGCGTTGTTCGTGTTCGCATACTTCTTGGGCGCTTTATGGTATCCGAGGAAGTGTTTACCGGCTAACACGTGCTCTTTGATGAGTGCAAAGGTCTCTTCGTACTTCTCTTTGAAGTTACGACGTGGAACAATGCGGTTCGCCGGTACTGATCCATCAGAACCAACACCGAAACTCATCTTTCCCCACGTTGCCTGGTAGGCCGAGTAGAACGACGTATGTGCGATGGGCGCATCGGGCTTCGTAAGTGTGATATTGTTCGCATCGAGATAGTCGAAGAATGGCTTGACAAGATCAGTGTAGGATTCCATGGTGTGGTTTGCGGCGAATATGAATCCGAGTTGAAGATATAAGGCGGGGTTGTTTCCCATGAAGTAGAAGGTGTAGATTCCCGCATCTGCCCATTCAAGAAAAAGGTCGTAGAACTTCCTAGTACCGACCCAGAAAGCCTCAGCACTGTTCTTGGAAGCATCGAGGGTCCAACTCGAAGTGACGGCGTTGATCTTAGGATGCGCTCGGACAATAACGGACGTGATGACAGCAAAGGTTCCGCCACCGCCACCTCGCAGCGCCCAGAACAGGTCAGCATTCGAATCTTCTGAGACCGTTATGAAACGACCGTCGGCATTTACAACTTGGAATGCCACAACGTGATCTGCTGACATTCCATATACACCGGCTAGTGGGTTCTGGCCTCCGCCGGTAATCATGCCTCCAGCCCATCCCACACTCTGTCGTGCGTTAGAAAAAAATTCATATAGTCATGCTGACTGGAGATGTCTCTTACAGAAGCGATAGCGCCCAAGACGGTGACACCGTTCTTGTCTGCTGCCTCATACACCTGCCTCGTTCTGACACCTGCGGCGACCTTCAACGCTGGTCCAGAGTAGCCAGGGCCTTCGTAATTGGGAAGGAAGTCTATCTGCTCCATGTTGTGCATCCACAAGCTCAATGCTCCACTACCAGTTGACTTTCCAAGATAGCAATGGCCAGTATTCTTGATAACGAGACGGATGTTGGTAGCTCGCACAAAGTTGATAGCAAGTTGGATTTGTGCCACGCTCGTCACTTTGACTGCGTACTCGGGATATGCGCCCATCGTGCAAGTCAGACCGGTGGTGTCGTTTTTCGGCATACAAGTCCTGCCTTGGTAAATAGGCCACATGTCTAGACACGACGTCAGTACATATCTCAAGCAAGTTTCGTAAAAGGTAGCCCTTACTGGAGGTCGGATCGTCTTCGTGGAACCAAGGACTTGTGAAGTTACTAACGATGTCCGCACACTTTACACTATCCTTCTTGCCCCATTTTGTGTCGTAGCACGGGGCTCCAACAGGTTTCGTCGGGATCAGAGCTCCACCCAAGAGGGCGTCGAAAACCCTCCATATCGCATCCTTAGGCCATGCTGAGTCTCCAGGGTATGTTTTGCATGGTGCAGAAGCAGCGCGTCGCATCCGCGCTTTGCTAGCAACATCGCTGTCGTCGAA belongs to Pyrenophora tritici-repentis strain M4 chromosome 10, whole genome shotgun sequence and includes:
- a CDS encoding GlcD, FAD-FMN-containing dehydrogenase, with protein sequence MASLQRVAVCLFFALLPVVVTRASSIEPAATSVPTTIAAGAPLQEAETLQLTDAVVERLAADAATSEYAEYFAFDDSDVASKARMRRAASAPCKTYPGDSAWPKDAIWRVFDALLGGALIPTKPVGAPCYDTKWGKKDSVKCADIVSNFTSPWFHEDDPTSNMWPIYQGRTCMPKNDTTGLTCTMGAYPEYAVKVTSVAQIQLAINFVRATNIRLVIKNTGHCYLGKSTGSGALSLWMHNMEQIDFLPNYEGPGYSGPALKVAAGVRTRQVYEAADKNGVTVLGAIASSVGWAGGMITGGGQNPLAGVYGMSADHVVAFQVVNADGRFITVSEDSNADLFWALRGGGGGTFAVITSVIVRAHPKINAVTSSWTLDASKNSAEAFWVGTRKFYDLFLEWADAGIYTFYFMGNNPALYLQLGFIFAANHTMESYTDLVKPFFDYLDANNITLTKPDAPIAHTSFYSAYQATWGKMSFGVGSDGSVPANRIVPRRNFKEKYEETFALIKEHVLAGKHFLGYHKAPKKYANTNNAVNPAWRECAMFFVTSSNRSADHSTPEALAKADKDFQENILQPWRDIAPVSEGGGSYLNEASVMEAEWQESFYGGYYPKLSEIKRKWDPNDLFYATTAVGSERWVVQDGEQGIQTQNGRLCRV